One window of Pseudomonas urmiensis genomic DNA carries:
- a CDS encoding acetyl-CoA carboxylase carboxyl transferase subunit alpha, which produces MNPNFLDFEQPIADLQAKIEELRLVGNDNSLNISDEIARLQDKSSTLTESIFGNLTSWQIARLARHPRRPYTLDYLQHIFTEFEELHGDRHFSDDAAIVGGTARLDGKPVMVIGHQKGREVREKVRRNFGMPRPEGYRKACRLMEMAERFKMPILTFIDTPGAYPGIDAEERNQSEAIAWNLRVMARLKTPIIATVIGEGGSGGALAIGVCDQLNMLQYSTYSVISPEGCASILWKTADKAADAAEAMGITAERLKSLNIVDKVIQEPLGGAHRDPAKMSESIRADLVEQLDMLGKLDNEALLKRRYDRLMSYGL; this is translated from the coding sequence ATGAACCCGAATTTCCTCGATTTCGAACAGCCGATTGCCGACCTGCAAGCCAAGATCGAAGAGCTGCGCCTGGTCGGTAACGACAACTCGCTGAACATCAGCGATGAGATTGCCCGTCTGCAAGACAAGAGCAGCACCCTCACCGAAAGCATTTTCGGCAATCTGACCAGCTGGCAGATCGCCCGCCTGGCACGTCACCCGCGTCGTCCTTATACCCTGGACTACCTGCAGCACATCTTCACCGAGTTCGAAGAGCTGCACGGTGATCGTCACTTCTCCGATGACGCCGCCATCGTAGGTGGTACTGCGCGTCTGGATGGCAAGCCGGTGATGGTCATCGGTCACCAGAAGGGCCGTGAAGTCCGTGAGAAGGTGCGCCGCAACTTCGGCATGCCGCGTCCGGAAGGCTACCGCAAGGCCTGCCGCCTGATGGAAATGGCCGAACGCTTCAAGATGCCGATCCTGACCTTCATCGATACTCCGGGCGCCTATCCAGGTATCGACGCCGAAGAGCGCAACCAGAGCGAGGCGATTGCCTGGAACTTGCGCGTCATGGCCCGCCTGAAGACGCCGATCATCGCTACCGTGATCGGTGAAGGTGGTTCGGGCGGCGCACTGGCCATTGGCGTGTGCGACCAGCTGAACATGCTGCAGTACTCCACCTACTCGGTGATCTCGCCGGAAGGTTGCGCCTCGATCCTGTGGAAGACCGCCGACAAGGCTGCCGATGCCGCTGAAGCGATGGGTATCACTGCCGAGCGCTTGAAGAGCCTGAACATCGTCGACAAGGTCATCCAGGAGCCGCTGGGCGGCGCCCACCGCGACCCTGCGAAAATGTCCGAAAGCATCCGTGCCGACCTGGTCGAGCAGCTGGATATGCTCGGCAAGCTCGATAACGAAGCCCTGCTCAAGCGCCGTTATGATCGCCTGATGAGCTACGGTCTCTGA
- the tilS gene encoding tRNA lysidine(34) synthetase TilS — protein sequence MIKLALSPWLNSANWYVAFSGGLDSTVLLHLLADYASTHATPPLRAIHVHHGLQPAADGWPAHCQSICDSLAIELQVIHVQVAPGASLEQAARNARYKAFIDTLGPGDVLFTGQHRDDQAETLLFRLLRGAGLRGLAGMPASRPVGQGRLVRPLLNLSRRQLQAYAEHARLAWIEDPSNGDTTFARNYLRREVLPLLHQRWPQAEQNLARSAEHLSEALGLLDELARDDLAGAEQSASTPWQGLDSLALDALRALSVTRQRNALQYWLSARTRLPDARHWVGWEALRDAAVDAQPVWRLTDGVLQRSHGRIWWLSGDWLQTPEGTQPWADPSKPLHLPGNGSVRLCSAPPLQNLHIAYRQGGEVLELAGRGRRDLKRLLNEQQVPHFLRSRLPLLYQGERLLAVANLPALGQGDCQLHWQMPTNAQGLS from the coding sequence ATGATCAAGTTAGCTCTGTCTCCATGGCTGAACAGCGCAAACTGGTACGTCGCCTTCTCCGGTGGCCTGGACTCCACTGTCCTCCTGCACCTTCTGGCTGACTACGCCAGCACTCACGCCACACCGCCCTTGCGCGCCATCCATGTCCACCACGGCCTGCAGCCTGCTGCCGACGGCTGGCCCGCCCATTGCCAATCCATCTGCGACAGCCTGGCTATCGAGCTGCAGGTTATCCACGTCCAGGTCGCTCCCGGCGCCAGCCTCGAACAGGCAGCCCGTAATGCGCGCTACAAGGCCTTCATCGATACCCTCGGCCCAGGCGATGTGCTGTTCACCGGGCAGCACCGCGACGACCAGGCTGAAACCTTGCTGTTTCGCTTGTTGCGCGGGGCAGGGCTGCGCGGTCTGGCCGGCATGCCCGCATCCCGGCCGGTAGGGCAGGGTCGGCTGGTCAGGCCGCTGCTGAACCTGTCGCGCAGGCAGCTTCAAGCGTATGCCGAACACGCCCGGCTGGCCTGGATCGAAGATCCCAGTAATGGCGATACCACGTTCGCGCGCAACTACCTGCGCAGGGAAGTATTGCCACTGCTACATCAGCGTTGGCCGCAGGCTGAGCAGAACCTGGCGCGCAGTGCCGAACACCTGAGCGAAGCGCTGGGCTTGCTGGACGAGCTCGCTCGCGATGACCTTGCTGGCGCCGAGCAAAGTGCATCGACGCCATGGCAGGGCTTGGATTCACTGGCCCTGGATGCCTTGCGGGCGTTGTCAGTCACTCGTCAGCGCAACGCCTTGCAGTATTGGCTCAGTGCGCGCACGCGGTTACCCGACGCACGGCACTGGGTAGGCTGGGAGGCCCTGCGTGATGCCGCTGTCGATGCCCAGCCAGTGTGGCGTCTGACCGACGGTGTGCTGCAGCGCAGCCATGGCCGCATCTGGTGGCTGAGCGGCGACTGGCTCCAAACTCCTGAGGGTACCCAGCCATGGGCTGATCCCAGCAAACCGCTGCACCTGCCAGGCAATGGCAGCGTGCGCCTGTGCAGCGCTCCACCCCTGCAAAACCTGCATATCGCCTATCGCCAGGGCGGTGAAGTGCTGGAGCTGGCCGGGCGAGGCCGGCGCGATCTCAAGCGCCTGCTCAACGAGCAGCAGGTCCCGCATTTCCTGCGTTCACGCTTGCCTTTGCTGTATCAGGGCGAGCGTTTGCTGGCAGTGGCCAATTTGCCTGCACTGGGGCAGGGCGACTGCCAGTTGCATTGGCAGATGCCGACGAACGCGCAAGGTTTGAGCTGA